A region of Clostridiales bacterium DNA encodes the following proteins:
- a CDS encoding trypsin-like peptidase domain-containing protein: MYDQTPTPHDAPAPPAVDASSPNVGYTSPPRQGISAGAVVAIALAVSLFAGAIAGGFGGLAGAWIVGHLGGATQKSGTITVVPAETDEPVVAAATAALPSVVNIEVEGVSTARDGSLPEGHPDTPRAGNGSGVAFREASDGGTYILTNAHVVDGADAIHVSGTDGERRSATLVGLDADTDIAVVHVPISLPAVALGDSSTIAVGQLVTAIGSPFGLSHTVTSGVISAIGRSITSAGGQPGVYPLVDVIQTDAAINPGNSGGALVDREGKLVGINTAIFSETGASGGIGFAVPVNTALRIADQLIETGVAQHPFLGVVGQTVNEELAAAENLPTASGAWVVEVIEGGKAAEAGIGPGDVIVKLDEVVIRGMDDLILEVRRHAIGDVVVLGLWRNGELIDVEMEVGVKPANLEMPTREATPTPGAPGVPVPEDPQTD; this comes from the coding sequence ATGTACGACCAGACTCCCACTCCGCACGATGCTCCGGCTCCTCCAGCCGTTGACGCGTCCTCACCCAACGTCGGCTACACGAGCCCACCGCGGCAGGGCATCTCGGCGGGCGCAGTCGTCGCCATCGCCCTTGCGGTCTCGTTGTTCGCAGGCGCGATTGCCGGAGGCTTTGGCGGTCTTGCCGGAGCATGGATCGTCGGCCATCTGGGGGGCGCTACACAGAAATCGGGCACCATCACCGTCGTACCGGCCGAGACTGACGAGCCGGTAGTTGCCGCGGCCACCGCCGCGCTTCCGAGTGTCGTCAACATCGAGGTCGAAGGAGTCAGCACGGCTCGCGACGGCTCGCTTCCCGAAGGCCATCCCGACACCCCACGCGCCGGAAACGGCTCCGGCGTCGCTTTTCGTGAGGCTTCCGATGGCGGCACGTACATTCTTACCAACGCGCACGTGGTAGATGGCGCGGACGCCATCCATGTCAGCGGCACGGACGGAGAGCGGCGCTCGGCCACCCTCGTCGGCCTTGACGCCGACACGGATATTGCGGTGGTGCACGTGCCGATTTCGCTGCCCGCCGTTGCTCTCGGCGACTCCTCAACGATAGCGGTCGGCCAGCTTGTAACCGCGATCGGCTCTCCTTTTGGTCTCTCCCACACCGTGACATCCGGAGTCATCTCAGCGATTGGGCGGTCCATCACGTCTGCGGGAGGCCAGCCCGGCGTCTACCCGCTTGTGGACGTGATTCAGACGGACGCGGCAATCAACCCTGGCAACTCGGGGGGCGCTCTCGTTGACCGTGAGGGCAAACTTGTGGGCATCAACACTGCGATCTTCTCGGAGACGGGAGCTTCCGGAGGCATCGGATTCGCGGTGCCGGTTAACACCGCGCTGCGCATCGCTGACCAACTGATCGAAACCGGTGTAGCTCAGCACCCGTTCCTCGGCGTCGTAGGTCAGACAGTGAACGAAGAGCTCGCCGCGGCAGAAAACCTGCCCACGGCTTCGGGCGCGTGGGTCGTTGAGGTGATTGAGGGCGGCAAGGCGGCGGAAGCGGGAATCGGGCCGGGTGACGTGATCGTCAAACTCGACGAAGTCGTGATCCGAGGCATGGACGACCTCATCCTCGAGGTTCGCCGTCACGCCATTGGTGACGTCGTCGTGCTGGGCCTCTGGCGCAACGGCGAACTGATAGATGTCGAGATGGAAGTCGGGGTAAAACCCGCGAACCTCGAAATGCCAACGCGTGAGGCAACCCCAACGCCTGGAGCGCCGGGGGTTCCCGTTCCTGAAGATCCGCAAACAGACTAG